From the genome of Corallococcus macrosporus DSM 14697:
CCGGGCGGCGGCTGCCCATCCAGCGGCCGTCCCGTCACCGGGTCCACCGTGGGGCGGAAGCCAGAGGCCCCCGGGAGGGCCGCGCCGCCTTCTTCCAGCTCCGTCTTGGTGGCCGTCACCGCCTTGCCCTGCTCCGGCAGCTTCTGGCCCGGCGCCTTCCCGTCCGGGGAGCGGTGCTCGAGGATGGCGTTGATTTCGGCGCCCAGCAGGATGACCTGCGCGGAGATCCACATCCAGAGCAGCATGACGATGACACCGCCGATGGCGCCGTAGTTGACGTCGTAGCTGCCGAAGTTGGCCACGTACTGGGAGAAGCCCCACGACGCCAGCACCCAGATGAGCACGCCCACCACCGAGCCCGGGGTGATGAAGCGGAACCGCTGCTCCACGTCCGGCAGCACGTAGTACAGCACCGCCCACAGGAACATCATCATCAGGCCCGCGACCGGGAGCCGCAGCCACATGAGCACGGTGCCCAGGGCGCCGGGGAGCTTGCCGGCGACGACGGGCGTGACGACGACCGCGAACGCCGCGACGATGGCCACCACCGCGCCGCCCAGCGTCACCAGCAGCGCGGTGCCGCGCA
Proteins encoded in this window:
- a CDS encoding YihY/virulence factor BrkB family protein — encoded protein: MVLPGKGMSWKTFFVALKDEWTRDEVGDVAGALTFRVILALFPFLLFLVSLAGLLIEPAQAQVLIQELARVAPKEVTSILSERIEALANSRPVGLLTVGGVGAVWAASAGVVALMTALNKVYGVTESRPLWKLRGTALLVTLGGAVVAIVAAFAVVVTPVVAGKLPGALGTVLMWLRLPVAGLMMMFLWAVLYYVLPDVEQRFRFITPGSVVGVLIWVLASWGFSQYVANFGSYDVNYGAIGGVIVMLLWMWISAQVILLGAEINAILEHRSPDGKAPGQKLPEQGKAVTATKTELEEGGAALPGASGFRPTVDPVTGRPLDGQPPPGPPRLRDTPLAAAFKWAAGLGLGLFLLRRSAPR